One Littorina saxatilis isolate snail1 unplaced genomic scaffold, US_GU_Lsax_2.0 scaffold_1237, whole genome shotgun sequence genomic window, gaatacccttgcttttcctctgacaagtAACTTCatacgtgctcctgtccacgtgtttccgacacacccctcgctagtgattggcccctccaatgtttgtccgaacgaaaagcaagggtattcactctttcacaacccatacaaacccgacagagttattttcggaattcgtctgttGAACTATCATATAaagtcaaaacaacacaaacattgTTCATTTTGTATATAATGAAAGTTCATAAAACTAACCTTATTTTTGTTTGGTTCTTGAGTTTTGGAACGTAAGTTATTAATCTGGTTTGGATTTCAGAATGGAATTAATGTTAACCATAGTTGCAATTGGGCACAATGAATGGCCTTGAGGATAAGACGctggcctcccaagcggaaggtcgtgggttcgattcccggccgTGCCCTGTGGTTTAATGGTGGAGATTTGTTTCCccatctcccatgtcaacttatgtgcagacctattATTGTGTCTTATGCCtcctcgtgtgtacacgcaagcacgtgcgcacggaaaagatcctgtagtccatgtcagattttggtgggttatagaaacacgaaaataccaagcatgcatccacCGAAAGCGGCTGATGGCAGGCTAAACACGGTCATGTACGTAAAAAcaatgggagtttcagcccatgaataagaagaaaaaaacatagTTGCAGGAACAAACGGCTTGCCATAGAGACGGGGGTAAGGCGAAGGAGGACGAGAGGGGTGAACTTGTGTTCGTGCAGGAAAAACGAGATGTCATTCGATTAATGCGCTACGATCGAAAATGCTTGACACTGCAAAGGGGACATGCTTGGaggttttgttttctgttgttctcgtgttgttttctttctatCCCATTTCCTCGGCGTTGTTACgctctcttttgttttgtttcgttttgttgttATGGGATATGTGGAAGGAGAGGGGCTTTCCTCGTTACATTTTCTTCTCTTCCGTTTGGGTTAGAACTTCTTTCTCCTTGTCCGTGTGACAGGTTGTTCCAAGGAATAACACGAGCCACCAAATGAAAGGGAGGGatactatttgtgtgtgtgtgtgtgtgtgtgtgtgtgtgtgtgtgtgtgtgtgtgtgtgtgtgtgtgtgtgtgtgtgtgtgtgtgtgtcaggctcAGAAGCGTAAAATCAGTTAAGATAGTGTCGCGTTGGATACACTCCAATGTcctaaatgagagagagagagagagagagagagagagagagagagagagagagagagagagagagagagagagagggagagaaagagagagtgaaagagagagagagagtgaaagagagagagtgaaagagagagagtgaaagaaagagagaaagagagaggggggcgagtgtgagagagagagagagagagagagagagagagagagagagtgagagaactcagaactcagaactcagaactttattacataaggataaaggttttaggcttagcctaatcttccaacctgtccttggaacatatacagagaagagagagagagagagagagagagagagagagagagagagagagagtgaaagagagagagagaaagagagagagaaagaaagagagagagagagagagagagagagagagagagagagagagagagagagagagagagagagagagagagagaatgaaataTTATTTTCAGGGTATTTGTAAGGCAAGTTTCGGGACACTAACAATTTTGCAGTTTAGGGTTTTaatgttcttttttttgtaatttcttcCATGCACTGCTCTAGGGCTCTGGGGATTGCTGTTGATTATCAGATGAATGTATAAGTGTATACtctctctaagtctctctctctctccctcccctctctctctctcactaactgtctctctctctataactctttctctcccccctctctctccctcccctctctctctctaactctctctagctctctctccctctccccctctctctctctctccctcccctctctctcactaactctctctctctaactctctctctcccctctctctctccttccctctctctctaactctctctaactctctcgctctcccccctctctctctcccatctctctccctccctctccctcccctctctctccctcccctctctctctctaagtctctctctctctctctctctctccccccctcacgctctcttcccccctctcagTCTCGCTCTTTttgcccccccctctctctctctctctctctctctctctctctgtgtctctctctgtcgctgtctctctgtctctgtctctctctctcgctcccccctctctctctctctttctcgctccccccccctctctctctctctctcgctctcccaccctctctctctctctctctcgctctccccctctctctctctctctctcgctcccccctctctctctctctctctcgctctctcccccctcctctccctctctctccccctctagtctctctctctctttctctctcgctctcccccctctctctctctctctctctttcgctcccccctctctctctctctctctcgctctctccccccctcctctccctctctctccccctctagtctctctctctctctctctctctctctctctctctctctctctctctctctctctctctctctctctctctctctctctctgtcaaagCAACACGCCCCAAAGTGCACGTAAAAGTGACCCTAATTGAATTATGATAGCAACATCAGTGCAGTGATAATGGAATGCCAAAGAAGTACGGAGTACCCAATCCTAAAAGTTACTGTGAGTGCAAAAATAATAGCTTGATACCCCTTGTCTGACGGAGTCTGATAGTGGGGTTTCTTGAATGTGGTATTAGATATTTTTGGGGTTGTTCCAgtgctcccccgaaagcggcgtatggctgcctaaatggcggggtgaaaacggtcatacacgtaaaaaccttgggagtttcagcacatgaacgaagaaaaagaagaagaagaagaagaagaagaagaagaagaagaagaatttcagTGCGTTTATTGATATTAGTTAGGGCGATAGGGTCGAATATCAGGCTGATACTGCAAATTTGAGGCAAAGCATGATTTTTTGCATACACCTTGTGGACACATTAGCCTGAAAATTTAGGGTCCGAAACACCTTGTACGGGGTCAATGATCGCCACAATAGAGCGTTAAACAAGGTAACTTATTCAGCCCTCCTACATTTTCTTCACCGGCGCCACTTATCATGAGTAAGAATTTCCCGGCAAAAACAAATGCAATACAAACCAAAACTACGATGAAATAACATAGGAAAATAAGAACCGATGAGATTGTGCTTGACATAAATCTTACCTTGAAGTAAATACTACTAAGAGGTCTGCGTGTTGTTCAGACGCCGCTAATCACGTTTACAGTCCCCACCACAAAAACACAGCGCCGTGCACTGCAGGTTTGCCTTGGAACATTTTCAGCAGCCTCTACGCCCTTGTTTGCATCCACAGTGTATCAGATCACAGCAGGTCTCTTGTGCTTGTGGCAGGGTAGTCCATAACGGTCGCCAGGTCCATTTCAATATGGAGACCACCAAGCATGATGATATAGTTCTGCTCACCATACTCTGCCGGCCATTACCACTGTATCTCTTTTGCGATTGcgaacagtggctggtccatgGTTAAGATGGGGGTCTGTGATGGATTGAGGTGTTGAGTTGCGCATTTGATGAGATCCATGACATGGCGGATCAAAGCTACTGAATGTGCATTGTCAGACAGAAGGGGCATCAGTCCTTTCCTTGACACTGGCCTGTCATCAGTTCTGAGCTGTGATGCATGGTATGCTGCCCAcgaaatgttttcattttctttcgcTGGATTGCTCTCAAGAAAGGCATGAACATGCCGCAGCCACTCATATTCTGATTCCTTGCCGTCGATTTCTTTGCTGACGCAGGGTCTGCAAGGTCCTTGGACGTCTGGTACAAAGTTTTCTTTTGATGTGCAAGGTACAGGCATGACGTTGGTGTATGTAGCAGGAAGCAGAGGAATACTTCGAGGTTGGTTGCTTTTCTCACCAATGAGAGGGACTGCTTGTTCTTGACCCTCGCATTCACTCACTCTGTGTTGCGATCAACGAAATACTGGTGCTGTGAAAAGAGTGTGTAGCTGTTGTTGAAGAAGGGTTGTGGTGAATGTTATCCACAGCTCCTATCGTGAAGACGTTTTTCAGCATCTTTGTTGGTACAACAACTGCTTCTTCTTCAAACTTAGCACATGCTATGCTAGCTACCTCTGTAGAAATACAAAGCACCCGGGCATACAAAATTCCGATTCCAAGAGTGTGCATTGTTTCCACCAGATCTTTGTTTCTAGTGTCAGCGTGTATTTTTAGGCTGATGTATATATAGGCAACGGAGTCTCCCTTTCCCGATTTCGCCTGTGAACAGATCCTGTCTTTGAAGATATTTTACAGTTGAATGCAATCAATTGAGAAATTGTCAAGACAGCTTGTTGCTGAGGGTCACTGTCGGGTTGGTGCTGCTCAACAACAGATGGTCCTTTCAATATGAAGCTAACCAGCGTGTTTAAAGACGATGGGACTGATTCTTCTTGGCATCTGTCTTTGAAGCTGCCTTGAAAGACCTGTTGTGACTTGAGTATTTCTTTCCTCACTATCTGAGCAGCTTTGGAAAGCTGAAGAATATCAGAACCAGTGTTACATGCTGATTTAAGAGCATCTCCTATGTCCCTATCAAATGCAAGGACAGCCTCTTTACCCTGCGTGGTTGAAACAAGATCAGGCACAGCTGATAGGAGCTTTTCTCGAAGTCTTGTTGTATGCACATAGGGATCTTTCAAACCAAGATCTGCTAAACGTGAGATGTACAGCTGGCAGATGTGTGATATTGTGAAAACGGGTGCTGTTTCTGGCTTGTCTCGGAAGTCTTCAATGTATGCAACAAGTTCTGCAAAAGCAACATCTTTGATCCTCTGGTCCGCATCTGCCTCCACATTGTCCAGATGTAACTTTGGTTCTCGCCTGAAAAAGGCATTCATACATTTCTTGTGGTATTTTGCTTCAGTTGCTACCATATCACCAGGCGCAAGCTTCCTAAGGACAAGCTGGTCATTGATAAGTTTAGCATGGTTACGGACTTTGGTATCCACTGGAATTGTTAACACGCTATGAAACCCTGCACTTCCGGGTGGTTCATCGCAGAAAAAGCACACATTGTTGATACAGTCAGAAGAAACAGTCGACTTCCGAGTTTTAGCAGGACTCACCGATACTTTATCCTGTTTTCTTTTCCGTGTGAGAACAGTGCTACTTACTTTCATTCTGCAAGACTTATGCCAcgaagcactatgcgctttaaaAGCATTCTCCAGTCCAATAGTTCCAGTGATACAGGGATCGGTAACTCTCCAAGACTTTGAAATTGTGTACGGTTTTCAGCCACATATTTGTAACCTACACCGTCCTTCTTGGCTGGGCAAATGAGTGGCTCTTTTGAACTAATTTGACACAACGGACATAAATTCTAGTCAATAACCACCTTTTTGTCAGCAGGTTTTCCATATTTGCTGAAATGATCAAGGCGTTGATACTTTCTTGACATGTTTTGCTTAGTTCCTGTTTATTTGTATAGTTTCACATGGCGTCTCTGCAATCcaaaagtgacaacatagacAATTAAAACACCTTTTCCTATGTTGTGAAAAACAATGTGACAGGCGataactttctctctctctctctctctctctctctctctctctctctctctctctctctctctctctctctctctctctctctctctggtacgCATGCGCGCATACCTAAGCATTTGCAGACATATTCTGATAGTCATTTATGACTATAACGGTTTTATTTAAGAAAATTCGccgaatttttaaaaacaaaaaacaatagaGAAATGTTAACATTCGAGCTTGTTTTGACACAAATGGCTTCCCATACTTTTTTCCACAGACTGCGCAGATCTAGCAGTGCAGAAACACATAGAGTACATTTTTCAGACATTGAACACGTACGATTAGTGGTATATTCCAGAAGTAAGCTTACAAAGCAGATACATTATTCCCTGCCTGAATCTTTATGTCTGAATGGCCTTTTCTCTTTGAAAAAGTACACGTGCTATCCTGCCATCGTACACAAGTTGCGATCAAAGCAACGGCATGCATCAATCACATTTAATCCATCCGACCATATCAGGATAAAGAATACATTCATTTAATAAGGACTTGTACATTCTTTTAATGTCATACATGATACATTTCTATAGTAAAACCCAGTAATATACTTACAGTCTTCAGACGAAGGCGTGCTCTTTAGCAATTCACAGGCTGGTGCGATGGTAAACATCCGGTGACATGTCCGGTGCGTTTCTTCATCGGTGCAGATGAACTGTTTTGAGATTTTCGACTTTTTTGATACttagttttatatttttgaatGTGAAGGAATCGGTTAAATGGTTAAAGAAATCACTCTGTGTTatgcaaaaaaacacaatgtCGCTCACGCAGTTTGCTATGCCACTTTCTTAGCTTTTGTCTTTGGCTTTGGCACAGCTGCTTTGAACGTCAATAAGAACCCATCTTCGATATAATGCGTGTAATTACTGTTTAGTAGCCAAGTTGGTCATAATTGCTGATACTTCAACCATTACAGATTCTTGTTGGCAATAAACGTCGAGATTCGCAAAATGTGTCCGGTCAATTATTTCAGCACGGTCACAGCAATGTTCGACACCGGTGGAGCAGTAAGTTCCTTACTATGGCCAATCATGTTAGTCAAAACTGAGCAACCAACTACTTTGACTGGCCACAACGGCCACCACAGCGCTCCCAAATAATGTTTCTGACGCTAATATTGAACTGTACTGTGGAACCCGTCTTCTGAACCACAGGGTTTGCTTTGCCTAAAATTTGCAGCATTAAATTCCTTATCGCCTAAGCTATATAGCTCAGCTGGCAGTAGTTGAATGGAAAACTCTCAGTATCATAATTATTCGAAATCTGATAAGATGTTctaaagagggggaggggggggggatgtttgggtttggtggtggtggggaggtctgtctgtctgtgtcagtatATGCGTAtaatttatgtctgtctgtctgttttgtaaAGGTCCGTCGGTCTGTTCGGGTCTGCGTATACATTTCCtttcctttatttggtgtttaacgtcgttttcaaccgttcaaggttatatcgcgacggctgcgtatacatgcatgtgtgtctgtgcgtataTATTTCTGTCTGCCCTTATccgactctgtctgtctgtctgtttgtctgtctgtctgtctgtctctctgtttgtctgtctgtcagtttgctGGCATGAAACAGCTCACAATCATAGATTTAAAAAACAGTCCGAAATTCACACAACCTAgcgtaggaggggggggggggagggttgaaGGGGGTTGAGATTGGGTGGAGGATGGCgtgtgaggaggggggggggggcgaggtgCAAGGGTGTTTGGATGCTAAATGGTTCTGTTGGAGAGGGAGAACTAACATCTTCTTTGCAATTTGGAATCCTTTACACCCATGCTGAATGGCAGCTTTGCCGGTAATGACTCATTAGCCACACACACGTCATGCGTCGCTCATGCTTCATGCGTCGCTTATGCGTCACTCACACCTTAACAGCAGTCCTACATATACAATCAAAGCCAGGTGGGAGAGGTCTCTTTCACTAATCAAACGAGGATGTTCAATACAGTAGCTACGTCGTCTTAAAGGTACaccccttccacacacacacacacacacacacacacactgacacacacacacacgcgcgcgcgcacacacacacacattcacaaacacacacaaacacaaacgcacacacgcgcgcgcacgcacacacacacacacacacacattcacaaacgcacacaaacacacacacaaacacacacacacacacacacacaaacacacacacacagacacacacacagattcacaaacacacacacacacacacacgcgcacacacacacacacacacacacacacacacaaacgcgcgcacacaaacacactcacacatacaaacacacacacacacacacacacctctctctctctctctctctctctctctctctctctctctctctctctctctctctctctaccccacccccctccccttcccccgcCCGTAACCTTCACCCACTCTCCAATTTTTGCCGCGTCTTATTCACCTAAAGTTATCGACTGAAGCAACCCAGAAGAACCTGCTGGTGTTCTTTGTCAAGGACGAAAAGATGCACCATTACTCTCCCTTAACAGAGACAGCTCCAAAACCGCTCTGAGCCTTGAATAATGGTGACAAAACAAGCTTTACGGATGGCCCTCAGAGACATGCGGAGAAAAATGaatgtcttttttttccccagcaGAGTTAAGGGGAACATCATCCTAAAAACTTGTTGAGGAGTCAACTTTTGTAAATTCTTCTTGTGTCTTTATTTTTGGACCGGTcatcttaaaggtactgaacttgtcaaatccaggtgcacggagcccctcaatcaatcaatcaatgaggcttatatcgcgcatattccgtgggtacagttctaggcgctctgcagtgatgccgtgtgagatgaaattttatacggccagtaattgcagccatttcggcgcatatttacctttcacggcctattattccaagtcacacgggtataggtagacaattattaactgtgcctaagcaatttttgccaggaaagacccttttgtcaatcgtgggatctttaacgtgcacacccaatgtagtgtacacggggggggggggggggggggggggggggttcggacaccgaagagagtctgcacacaaatttgactctgaaataaatttccgccgaacctgggatcgaactcacgctgacagcggccaactgaatacaaatccagcgcgctaccaactgagctatatccccgcccctggggcttttagtcatacctcaggcagctatccgttagaagaactaccaagtttcattgacttgcacccaaagagtcaagaactgcgatttttttacgaattaatttcgtactcggacccggctggtcttgacctatttttggatctaaatttagatcaggtagatcaccacatcatgcacaaaaagacacgtcactaagcaaactatgtcagacgtcatcatgagtttgtgtaaaacaaa contains:
- the LOC138954921 gene encoding uncharacterized protein, with the translated sequence ERERGERERERERGRARGRERGGRARELERVR